The following coding sequences lie in one Desulfuromonas sp. genomic window:
- a CDS encoding general secretion pathway protein GspG: MKLLASMKKNRGFTLIELLIVLSIIGILAAITVPSYKRHTIKARETVLMEDLYQMRQAIDAFFADKARYPESLDELVTQKYLRSIPRDPWTEKTDTWVTVPPEALPDSGDLAEGGVFDVHSGSDLIGLNGKPYSEW, encoded by the coding sequence ATGAAACTTCTGGCAAGCATGAAAAAAAACAGGGGATTCACCCTGATCGAATTACTGATCGTTTTGTCGATTATTGGAATACTTGCTGCGATCACGGTGCCGAGCTACAAACGACATACGATCAAGGCACGAGAAACAGTTTTGATGGAAGACCTTTATCAGATGCGCCAGGCCATCGATGCTTTTTTTGCCGACAAGGCAAGGTATCCTGAATCGCTTGACGAACTGGTCACGCAGAAGTATCTCCGTTCGATTCCCCGCGATCCGTGGACTGAAAAGACTGATACCTGGGTGACCGTACCACCCGAGGCCTTGCCTGACAGCGGCGACCTGGCCGAAGGCGGGGTGTTCGATGTTCACAGCGGCAGTGATCTTATCGGCCTCAACGGCAAACCGTATAGTGAATGGTAG
- the ftsE gene encoding cell division ATP-binding protein FtsE, translating into MIQLFNLSKSYSKDGNALEDLNLKIPKGDFVYITGPSGAGKSTLMKLLYATEKPTRGQILINGQNVTRMGPSKIPYLRRQLGVVFQDFKLIASRTIFENVAFPLEVRGRKRYEIGKKVYHALKSVGLEHKLLKYPLELSGGEQQRVAIARALVMEPLVLLADEPTGNLDPEVTLEIMDLFKSANARGTTVLLATHDREMIQRFPRRQISLDDGRLVEDRIP; encoded by the coding sequence ATGATTCAGCTATTCAACCTCTCCAAGTCCTACTCAAAAGATGGGAATGCTCTCGAAGACCTGAATCTCAAGATCCCGAAGGGTGATTTTGTTTATATTACCGGCCCGTCCGGGGCGGGAAAATCGACCCTGATGAAGCTGCTTTATGCGACGGAAAAACCGACCCGGGGGCAGATCTTAATCAATGGGCAGAATGTCACCCGCATGGGGCCGTCGAAGATACCTTATCTCCGCCGCCAACTCGGTGTCGTGTTTCAGGATTTCAAGCTGATCGCCAGTCGAACGATTTTCGAGAATGTTGCCTTCCCGCTGGAAGTTCGTGGCCGCAAACGGTATGAAATTGGCAAAAAGGTCTACCACGCACTGAAAAGTGTTGGTCTCGAGCATAAATTGCTGAAATATCCGCTGGAACTTTCCGGCGGAGAACAACAGCGTGTCGCCATTGCCCGCGCTCTGGTGATGGAACCTTTGGTTCTACTTGCTGACGAGCCGACCGGAAATCTCGACCCGGAAGTGACCCTCGAAATTATGGATCTCTTTAAAAGTGCCAATGCTCGCGGTACGACAGTTCTTCTGGCAACCCATGATCGGGAAATGATCCAACGTTTCCCGCGGCGCCAGATCAGCCTTGATGATGGGCGCCTCGTTGAAGACCGGATTCCGTAA
- a CDS encoding ABC transporter permease, with the protein MRQSLFLCTAAIGTVTVSLCILTFFAIIVLNVQQMTKHWSREVQVVAYLDEVPSKKSLNALIREAEMLDEVEEVVFISRKQAYDDFRQRLGDDVILLEGLEDDFLPASLKLSLKEDHRTREGVERVVKHLRTKKTFSDFRYGQDWLERFESFVGLIKMAGLILGGFLLFATLFIVANTIKLTVYARRDELEIMALVGATSAFIKIPFLIEGAIQGAFGGLLALGFSFTLYSLFLQRGLETLLLASGVEQVVFLPQYFQIMVVVTGVLLGVLGSMFSLRKFVRI; encoded by the coding sequence ATGCGGCAAAGCCTTTTCCTCTGTACCGCTGCCATCGGTACCGTCACCGTATCCCTTTGTATTCTCACTTTTTTTGCGATCATCGTACTGAATGTCCAGCAGATGACCAAGCACTGGAGCCGGGAAGTTCAGGTTGTGGCCTATCTCGATGAGGTTCCGTCGAAAAAAAGTTTGAATGCGCTGATCCGGGAAGCCGAAATGCTGGATGAGGTTGAAGAGGTGGTGTTTATCTCGCGCAAGCAGGCTTATGATGATTTCCGACAGCGCCTGGGGGATGATGTGATTCTGCTCGAAGGCCTGGAAGACGACTTCCTCCCGGCATCTTTGAAGTTGTCGCTGAAAGAGGACCATCGTACCCGCGAAGGGGTGGAACGGGTGGTCAAGCATCTCCGCACCAAGAAAACATTTTCCGATTTCCGTTATGGTCAGGATTGGCTGGAACGGTTTGAGTCGTTTGTCGGATTGATCAAGATGGCCGGTTTGATCCTCGGTGGGTTCCTCCTGTTTGCAACCCTGTTCATTGTTGCAAACACGATTAAATTGACAGTTTATGCCCGCCGGGACGAACTCGAAATTATGGCTCTGGTCGGAGCAACCTCCGCATTTATCAAAATTCCGTTTTTGATCGAGGGTGCCATTCAGGGTGCTTTTGGCGGACTGCTTGCCCTCGGCTTTTCATTTACTCTCTATTCACTTTTTCTGCAACGCGGCCTTGAAACGCTACTTCTGGCCTCCGGGGTCGAGCAAGTGGTTTTCCTGCCTCAATATTTTCAAATCATGGTCGTTGTGACCGGTGTCTTGCTCGGTGTTCTCGGGAGTATGTTTTCTTTGCGGAAATTCGTTCGCATTTAG
- a CDS encoding peptidase S41 produces the protein MHRKNGLLVTLICLVVLAGWISFAGGQTRTARSDSPYEEMKIFTDVLSIVRESYVEEVGLPELIYGAIDGMLATLDPHSSFMDPEMYSEMKTDTKGEFGGLGIEISIRDGILTIIAPIEDTPADRVGLAAGDQIVRIDDQLTKEIGIMEAVKLLRGPKGSQVTVTIMRDSFDRPQPFTIERELIKIESVKARTLEDGYGYIRLSQFQENTDDDLGSALEHLRKENGGQLKGLILDMRNNPGGLLEQAVRVSDHFLDKGLIVYTEGREAASEMKFEAHRDGTEPDYPVVILINSGSASAAEIVAGALKDHRRAILLGTRSFGKGSVQTIIPLEDGSGLRLTTARYFTPSGTSIQALGIEPDILVNQVTVEEKEGGAHLREKDLENHFDNGDLDHADSSVKFRLGKKDRDDYQLVRALDLLKGWDLFQSIQKPAA, from the coding sequence ATGCACCGGAAAAACGGACTTCTTGTTACGCTGATATGTCTTGTCGTTCTGGCTGGCTGGATATCTTTTGCCGGAGGGCAAACCCGGACGGCCCGTTCCGACTCACCTTACGAGGAGATGAAGATCTTTACCGACGTGCTTTCGATTGTCCGGGAAAGCTATGTCGAAGAAGTCGGTTTGCCGGAGCTGATCTACGGAGCGATCGACGGTATGCTTGCGACGCTCGACCCTCATTCTTCGTTTATGGACCCCGAAATGTACAGTGAGATGAAAACTGATACCAAGGGAGAGTTTGGCGGTCTCGGTATCGAAATCTCGATTCGTGACGGAATCCTGACAATCATCGCGCCAATCGAAGACACGCCGGCTGATCGAGTCGGACTTGCGGCGGGTGATCAGATTGTCCGAATCGATGATCAATTGACCAAGGAAATCGGGATCATGGAAGCGGTTAAACTTCTCCGCGGCCCAAAGGGGAGTCAGGTCACCGTTACGATCATGCGGGACAGTTTTGATCGCCCACAGCCTTTTACCATTGAGAGAGAACTTATCAAGATTGAAAGTGTCAAGGCTCGTACCCTTGAAGACGGATACGGATATATCCGGCTGAGTCAATTCCAGGAAAATACGGACGATGATCTTGGCTCGGCACTTGAGCACTTGCGCAAAGAAAACGGCGGCCAGCTTAAAGGGCTGATTCTCGATATGCGTAACAACCCGGGAGGTCTGCTCGAGCAGGCGGTCCGGGTTTCCGATCATTTTCTCGACAAGGGACTGATTGTATATACCGAGGGGCGTGAAGCGGCCAGTGAAATGAAATTTGAAGCGCACCGGGATGGTACTGAACCTGATTATCCCGTGGTTATTCTAATCAACAGTGGATCAGCCAGCGCGGCTGAAATTGTTGCCGGTGCCCTGAAAGATCACCGCCGGGCTATATTGCTCGGAACCAGAAGCTTCGGTAAGGGGTCTGTTCAGACAATTATTCCTCTCGAAGATGGATCCGGTCTCAGGTTGACAACGGCTCGTTATTTTACTCCGAGCGGAACATCAATCCAGGCTCTCGGGATCGAACCTGATATTCTTGTTAATCAGGTTACTGTCGAAGAGAAAGAGGGTGGGGCGCATTTACGCGAGAAGGATCTTGAAAATCATTTTGACAACGGTGACTTAGATCATGCAGACAGTTCGGTCAAGTTTCGCCTGGGAAAAAAAGATCGCGACGATTACCAACTGGTCCGGGCGCTCGATCTGCTCAAGGGATGGGATCTGTTTCAGTCAATTCAAAAACCTGCGGCCTGA
- a CDS encoding ParA family protein: MNRPYVVAISSEKGGVGKTTLATNLAIYLKALHEDLPVTLCSFDNHFSVDRMFRINGSVPKANVASLFNGGQAEQILETGEFGVQFFPSDGQLSSIRDQISGPDVLARKLAATDLPGILVIDTRPDLDIFTQNALFCADQVIVPVKDAPSLENCKHLYDFFAANELGKSALRILPCLIDSRIHYDGPFRDPYQLLKAYAMSRGYRCLEGYIAKSPKVESLNTNPEGKIYPVITHGRSTDVHIQMSHITRQVYLNYADTRTKRLDRYADDMQNSLRVRDEEFSKRFDSVDKNCLICGSQIINDHGIDPVGYYATTFSGKHSAFIEDECLTSLVFRHFYRSPVNGSGSDPLSDLFRESAQHSFFVLRRAINTRNFHQQQIALYRFDEDGLEISHKEIELKEFEKGLINRERSALYTLAEKVLFGPDKMLGDDCLLIRKVCTDFPDEILYDEKHKTFKQISERIRKQFIEQT; this comes from the coding sequence ATGAACCGTCCCTATGTTGTAGCCATATCCAGTGAGAAGGGCGGCGTCGGCAAAACTACGCTGGCCACCAACCTTGCCATATATCTCAAGGCTTTGCACGAAGACCTTCCGGTCACTCTCTGCAGTTTCGATAATCACTTTTCGGTTGACCGGATGTTCAGAATCAACGGCAGTGTGCCGAAAGCCAATGTTGCATCACTTTTCAATGGCGGTCAAGCCGAGCAGATCCTCGAAACCGGGGAATTCGGCGTCCAGTTTTTCCCTTCGGACGGACAACTTTCCTCTATCCGTGATCAGATCAGTGGTCCGGATGTTCTCGCCCGAAAACTTGCCGCGACCGATCTGCCCGGAATTCTGGTCATCGACACTCGCCCCGACCTCGATATTTTCACCCAGAATGCCCTTTTCTGCGCCGATCAGGTTATTGTCCCGGTCAAGGATGCCCCTTCTCTGGAAAACTGCAAACATCTTTATGATTTCTTTGCAGCGAATGAACTTGGCAAATCGGCGCTCCGCATACTGCCCTGCCTGATCGATTCGCGAATCCATTATGATGGGCCCTTCCGCGACCCTTACCAACTCCTGAAAGCTTATGCCATGAGCCGTGGTTATCGATGCCTCGAAGGCTATATCGCAAAAAGCCCCAAGGTCGAGTCACTCAACACCAATCCCGAAGGGAAAATTTATCCGGTGATAACCCACGGCCGGAGTACTGACGTTCATATCCAGATGTCTCACATCACGCGCCAGGTTTACCTCAACTATGCCGACACCAGAACAAAACGGCTCGACCGCTATGCCGACGATATGCAAAACAGTCTCAGGGTCAGAGACGAAGAGTTTAGCAAAAGATTCGATTCAGTCGATAAAAACTGCCTGATCTGTGGCTCTCAGATCATCAACGACCACGGTATCGATCCGGTCGGCTACTATGCCACAACCTTTAGCGGAAAACACTCGGCATTTATTGAGGATGAATGCTTGACCTCTCTTGTTTTTCGTCACTTCTACCGATCTCCGGTGAACGGTTCCGGCTCAGACCCGCTATCAGATCTTTTTCGCGAATCAGCGCAGCATTCTTTCTTCGTCCTGCGTCGGGCAATCAATACCCGAAATTTTCACCAGCAACAGATCGCCCTGTACAGATTTGATGAAGATGGCCTCGAAATTTCGCATAAGGAAATTGAGCTGAAAGAGTTCGAAAAAGGTCTGATAAACCGTGAGCGTTCCGCTCTATATACCCTGGCTGAAAAAGTTCTTTTCGGCCCTGACAAAATGCTGGGAGATGATTGTCTGCTCATCCGAAAGGTCTGCACCGACTTCCCCGATGAAATTCTCTATGACGAAAAGCACAAAACATTCAAGCAGATTAGCGAACGCATCCGGAAGCAGTTTATTGAGCAGACCTGA